DNA sequence from the Vicia villosa cultivar HV-30 ecotype Madison, WI linkage group LG3, Vvil1.0, whole genome shotgun sequence genome:
ACTGAATCTCCCGTTTTTTTCCTGGACCACTAGGacctataaaaaataaacaaaacaatttAGTACTAtatattgaaatttattttatttttaaatcttttttaaagaaattttaaaaaaaaaataggccTCCAAATATTATTTGTCAACAAATTAGTTAAAAGTCGCCTCAaaactttattatatttaaaaactaaaaagtaATATGATGATGATCACAAAATCAAGTCATAGATTGACTCCATCTCCAGGTTCATGAAAATTACAGCTTACAAGTCATCTTAGAAATATGGTATAGTCAAATAAAAATTTGAATCACTGTTATTAGTCATTTGATAATAAAATCTACTACAGATAATAACCTATACCTTAGAAATATTCGCACATACGTATCAGATATCATATACACGTATCAGACATCATACACGACACTAATACATTAACCTATGTATCTGTATACTGTATTGTATCTGATACCCGAAAACACCTTCAATGTATTAAATCGGTAAAATAAAGACGAATTACCTCCATCTTAGTGTTGATTACAAAAGCACCGATTGAAATGCGGTGAGAAGCATTTGCAGGAATGGTATTCGGAGTATCAGGAATCCAATATACAAGCATCAAATGATCTGGTTCAGCATGATGATACTCAAATCCAGCCTATAAAAGGATCAACATAATGTTGTCACAATAAATTCATTTTAATCATTATAAAATGACTTCTAGTTCTAAGTCTTTACCTCGACCGCAGAAGCCACGAGATTTGAATGTTCTCTAGGCAATTTGATCCACACTCCCTTCTTTCCCtacaaaacaattttttattgatTAGAATGTGACTCCAAAATTTTGATTAATCATAACTTATTTGAAATGTACCTGTTTTCTCCATTGTGATAATGAAGCTTCTAGCATAGAAGCAAAAACATAAGAATTCATAGACTCCTCCATGTTTATAATAACTCCTCCATGTTGATCTTCAACTGCTTTGAGTAATCCAATATTTCTTCTTCCTCTCGGTTCCTCGTCTAATAAAGCCGATGAAGTAGACATATATACCCTTGGGAAAAGAACACTATGTTTAAACTGAGGGATGATAGAGCCATGAAAACTTCTTGCTAGAAGTGGAGGTACAacggaaaaagaagaagaagaagaagaagaagaagatgtgagGAATGATGTAGAAGTTGGCAAAAGGCGTGAAGAATAAAGCTTGCTAGTGATAGCTCTAAACCTCATCATTAtgaaaatcaacacaaaaagCGATTATGGATGTTTTTTTAGTGGAAGCAATTATTGatgttatgattatttttttgaAACTATGTTAATGGAGAGAATAGAGACTTGAGAAAATTTATAGGACTAAAAGGGAAAATTCCCGTGAAATAAGTGGCAAAAACGTTGAATTAGTCATTAAATGTGTTTGTAGATTCTTATAAGGAACAGTAAGAATTTGTAGAAAGAAAGGAACATGAAAAAGCTGAGAactagaaaacaaaaaaaaaaatggagGAATAAGacacaagcaacaagcaacaagTTACCCTTTTTAGGTATTCAAATTTCAAAGTGAAGACATGAGAAGTTTATGTCACTTTTTCTTTGAAGTTTCAGATGAAAACGCGGTGCAAGTTATACGAGGCAACGTTAACGAATAACGAGTAACAATTTATTGCATGACCCGTGAAATACACCACAAATAGGTGAGTTTGGCTTGACcagaaatataaaataataatgataatagtgttcaaaaaaaaattaaagttattgaattataagtatcaacaatacaaaaatatattattaaaaaatataaagagaTGCTAACTCTGAATTAACAAGATACACTCATCTATGCTCATCTAGTTTCAAGTTCAATTTGTTGAAAAAAAACTAGTGTCAGTTAAGAAGTTTGTGTGAGAAAGTGTcgtattgataaaaaaaatagagatTTTTAGAATTTATAAGTGAGGAAATTCACAAGTTTTTGacaaatatataatatatctcTTATAAGATGGTGGATTGTTCATaaaagaaaaacttcaaaattaaAATGTTTTCACCGCTAAATAcatttgagaaaaaaaaaagaatatctatttataattatttttaaaaaaataaatatttttaaataaaaatgagttacgataaaaaattattatattatgattaacaaaaaaaattatatataaaataaaaaataatctcaataacaattgaactaaaataataatttaataaagacTTAAATATACTTTATCCTCTGGATTAATGGAAGCGGATTTTAATTTACCTcaagtaatatattttttttattctctttttataATGTAAAGGTAACCTGCAGGAAATTtcacaggaaaatccgcaggtaacctgcagattttcctgcggattttggctttagggactaaacctcaagcaaaaagtaagatatagagactcaaactaaaaaaaataacttacaaggacgaaaatcaaaaactcgctaacttacaggtgaaggatagaaaaacacttagaaatggggggtttgaataagtgtagctttaaaactcttaagataaaaacaatttgcacaatgatttttatcctgattcgttgttaactaaactactccagtccacccccttggagtgatttacctcacctgagaatttaatccactaatcaatcttgattacaatggtttccacttagataccctctaagtcttctagagtattctgatcacaacttgatcactctaggaacacaatgcttagataccctctaagacttctatagaatccgatcacaacttgatctcctctagttcctttacaaatgaatgtaaacaaattcttacaagagttacaatgcttcttaataagctataatcacaactgtgatttttctcttaagtttaagcttaatctcactaagtattacaacagcaatgtagtgaggttgaagatgaagtttgagagctttttcaCTTTGACAGCGTTTATGTATTTTTGCGTAAGTGTTgcattcagcttctcatcagaacttctatttataggcgttttgagaagatgaccgttgggagcatttaatgcgttgcgtgatccgtacagcattgcatttaatgtttcactcttttgtcaactacctcgagccttgcttttcctgcttttactgactttgcctttaatagcttctaacgttccttttgtcagtcagcgtagcctgccagctttgacttgcttctaatctgatctttgtagatacaacgtttgaattaattagattcaaacagcttggtgcagagcatcttcttgtcttctgactttgaagtgcttctagcgtgataccataagaacttcagtgcttctgcttctg
Encoded proteins:
- the LOC131655906 gene encoding nudix hydrolase 2-like, with the protein product MMRFRAITSKLYSSRLLPTSTSFLTSSSSSSSSSFSVVPPLLARSFHGSIIPQFKHSVLFPRVYMSTSSALLDEEPRGRRNIGLLKAVEDQHGGVIINMEESMNSYVFASMLEASLSQWRKQGKKGVWIKLPREHSNLVASAVEAGFEYHHAEPDHLMLVYWIPDTPNTIPANASHRISIGAFVINTKMEVLVVQEKNGRFSGKGIWKLPTGAVNEGEDVCAAAIREVKEETGIETEFVQVLAFRERHKCFFQKSEILFICMLQPHSYNIESQVSEIEAAQWMPIDDYVAQPFVQENELFNFLTKVGLSKLNGKYHGFSTMLTSTSCNKKSHVYINTKDSADL